A genomic region of Methanothermobacter thermautotrophicus str. Delta H contains the following coding sequences:
- the thiL gene encoding thiamine-phosphate kinase, which yields MHDRISSLGEKKLISRIISRARSVFGSSEVMGLGDDAALIDAGEEFLVLTSDLLLETRHFPDPERPRDMGWKTVTVNMSDLAAMGSRPEGFILSVALPDLELEFFDSLMDGVIEACCHYQAPLIGGDTNEADEIILSGTAIGRAEKDMVLMKSGARPGDLVAVTGPLGVGAAGTELILSGRDTGGFENAVERSLRPVARIEEGLILAESGLVSSATDITDGLVSELGELMDASGTGMRIYEDRLPLGREVPEIASILGRDPLELALYYGEDFELVFTAPPTGMEELSDMMELHVIGEVTVGGGIEMVDKDGVTYKLHVRGYEHLSPG from the coding sequence ATGCATGATAGAATATCCTCCCTTGGAGAAAAAAAGCTCATATCCAGGATAATATCCAGAGCAAGATCAGTTTTCGGATCATCAGAGGTCATGGGCCTCGGGGACGACGCAGCCCTCATTGATGCAGGGGAAGAGTTCCTGGTACTAACCTCTGACCTCCTCCTTGAGACCAGACACTTCCCTGACCCTGAAAGGCCACGGGACATGGGCTGGAAGACAGTCACTGTTAACATGAGCGACCTTGCTGCAATGGGCTCTAGACCTGAAGGATTCATCCTTTCGGTGGCCCTACCCGACCTTGAACTGGAATTCTTTGACTCCCTCATGGATGGCGTGATAGAGGCATGCTGCCACTACCAGGCTCCACTCATCGGAGGGGACACAAACGAGGCCGATGAGATAATACTCTCAGGAACAGCCATCGGGCGGGCTGAAAAGGACATGGTCCTCATGAAGTCCGGGGCCAGGCCAGGGGACCTCGTGGCTGTCACGGGACCCCTGGGAGTTGGTGCAGCAGGGACAGAACTCATCCTTTCGGGTAGAGATACAGGGGGCTTTGAAAATGCGGTTGAGAGATCCCTCAGACCGGTGGCCCGCATAGAGGAGGGACTCATCCTTGCAGAATCAGGTCTGGTATCCTCGGCCACCGACATAACCGATGGCCTTGTAAGTGAGCTCGGGGAGCTCATGGATGCAAGCGGGACAGGCATGAGGATATATGAGGATAGGCTGCCCCTGGGCAGGGAGGTCCCTGAAATTGCATCCATTCTCGGCAGGGACCCACTGGAACTCGCCCTATACTATGGAGAGGACTTTGAACTGGTATTCACAGCACCACCCACCGGGATGGAAGAACTCTCTGACATGATGGAGCTCCATGTAATCGGTGAGGTCACCGTTGGAGGTGGAATTGAAATGGTTGATAAGGATGGAGTTACATATAAACTTCATGTGAGGGGCTATGAACATCTCAGCCCCGGCTAG
- the cfbA gene encoding sirohydrochlorin nickelochelatase translates to MDSNSNQKPKIGVLLVGHGSRLPYGEEVINGIADIYRQEADHPVAVGFMNMSRPSIPEAINELAAMGVEKIIVTPVFLAHGVHTKHDIPHILGLDNGAEGHHHHEHEHEHEEFEFDGEIVYTEPLGADPRIAEIIRDRVKSAI, encoded by the coding sequence ATGGATTCAAATTCAAACCAAAAACCTAAGATAGGCGTTCTGCTGGTGGGGCACGGCAGCCGCCTCCCCTACGGTGAGGAGGTTATAAACGGCATAGCTGACATCTACCGACAGGAGGCCGACCACCCCGTTGCAGTGGGCTTCATGAACATGTCAAGACCATCAATACCCGAGGCAATAAATGAACTTGCAGCCATGGGTGTTGAGAAGATCATCGTCACACCGGTTTTCCTGGCCCATGGAGTGCACACCAAACATGACATACCCCACATACTCGGCCTTGACAACGGTGCCGAAGGCCACCATCACCATGAACACGAACATGAGCATGAAGAATTTGAATTCGATGGTGAGATAGTCTATACGGAACCCCTCGGCGCTGATCCAAGGATAGCCGAGATAATCAGGGACAGGGTTAAATCAGCAATTTAA
- a CDS encoding Zn-ribbon domain-containing OB-fold protein — MTETVRTWRHIPQRYNLTGSKCLQCGNVFFPSRIICPECRRKGKLEELKFSGKGRIHSYSVINTPTDEFKDIAPYVVAIVELEEGARVTSQIVDCDPDSIEIGDEVEMVFRKVREEGEDGVISYGFKFKPKT; from the coding sequence ATGACAGAAACCGTCAGGACATGGCGCCATATACCCCAGCGCTACAATCTTACAGGATCAAAATGTCTTCAGTGCGGGAATGTTTTCTTCCCCAGCAGGATAATATGCCCGGAATGCAGACGCAAGGGCAAACTCGAGGAATTGAAGTTCAGCGGGAAGGGAAGGATACACAGTTACTCCGTCATAAACACCCCCACCGACGAGTTCAAGGACATAGCCCCCTACGTGGTGGCCATAGTTGAACTGGAGGAGGGTGCAAGGGTAACAAGCCAGATAGTTGACTGCGACCCTGATTCAATAGAAATAGGTGATGAGGTCGAGATGGTATTCAGGAAGGTTAGAGAAGAGGGCGAGGATGGAGTGATATCCTATGGATTCAAATTCAAACCAAAAACCTAA
- a CDS encoding magnesium transporter — MKRRERLLRMTRILLQSLLTFTVNISIAASRGWVRAFNLSRKFGSFFRDSRRILGESFVALFICAIGDLIAGIFLGKMSPMLESYPGLLVLIPGAIGMRGNIFGALGSRLGSGLHIGVLSPELRRSDVLADNIEGTIILTVVMSLFLGFMAWIFCQLFGFESMGIMDFTVISVIGGIISGAFLLPATVLISLKSYENGWDPDNVTTPLIAASGDLFTLPSIFAALAVLEMVRNGFFEWILFAIFLLIGAAGLIAGFRGRYDLRKIIRQSVPVLLICSALGTTAGTVLNSKLSFILDNPAILALVPLFSGESGDLVSILGARLSSGLHSGIIPASLRPHGEALRNFGIIAVLSLLIYPTIGLLAHLVSDFLGIGSLGPFSMVLISSMAGYMLTPFLLLVGFYLSSASYRLRLDPDNIVIPLSTSMTDPVANTCLVIAIITIMGL, encoded by the coding sequence ATGAAGAGAAGAGAAAGATTGCTGAGGATGACTCGGATCCTGCTTCAGTCCCTGCTAACATTCACCGTGAACATCTCCATAGCAGCCTCAAGGGGATGGGTAAGGGCATTTAACCTATCAAGAAAGTTTGGCAGCTTTTTCAGGGATTCCAGGAGGATTCTCGGGGAAAGCTTCGTGGCCCTTTTCATCTGTGCAATCGGGGACCTTATAGCCGGCATATTCCTCGGTAAGATGTCCCCAATGCTTGAATCATACCCGGGTCTCCTTGTACTCATACCCGGGGCCATAGGTATGAGGGGTAACATCTTCGGAGCCCTGGGCTCACGCCTTGGATCTGGCCTCCATATCGGTGTGCTCTCACCTGAACTGCGAAGATCAGATGTCCTTGCAGATAACATTGAGGGGACCATCATACTGACGGTGGTCATGTCGCTCTTTCTGGGCTTCATGGCATGGATCTTCTGCCAGCTCTTTGGCTTTGAGAGCATGGGGATAATGGACTTCACGGTTATCTCGGTCATCGGGGGTATAATATCAGGGGCTTTTCTGCTCCCTGCAACGGTCCTCATATCCCTTAAGAGCTATGAAAATGGATGGGACCCGGATAATGTCACCACACCCCTGATTGCAGCTTCAGGAGATCTTTTCACCCTACCATCAATATTTGCAGCCCTCGCAGTCCTTGAGATGGTCAGGAACGGATTTTTTGAATGGATACTCTTTGCCATATTCCTTTTGATAGGTGCAGCCGGACTCATAGCCGGCTTCAGGGGGAGATACGATCTCAGGAAGATTATCAGGCAGAGTGTACCTGTCCTCCTCATATGTTCGGCCCTCGGAACAACTGCAGGTACAGTTCTGAACAGTAAACTGTCATTTATACTGGACAACCCGGCAATACTGGCACTTGTACCTCTATTTTCAGGTGAAAGCGGGGACCTGGTGAGTATACTTGGTGCAAGGCTCTCCTCAGGGCTTCACTCAGGTATAATTCCAGCATCCCTGAGACCCCACGGGGAGGCCCTGAGGAACTTTGGGATAATAGCTGTACTGTCCCTCCTCATATACCCTACCATAGGGCTTCTGGCCCACCTTGTAAGTGATTTCCTTGGCATAGGGTCCCTGGGCCCCTTCAGTATGGTTCTCATAAGTTCCATGGCCGGGTACATGCTCACACCATTCCTCCTTCTTGTGGGCTTCTATCTCAGCTCGGCATCATACAGACTCAGACTTGACCCTGATAACATCGTGATCCCCCTCTCAACGAGCATGACGGATCCGGTGGCAAACACTTGCCTGGTCATAGCCATTATAACAATCATGGGTCTCTGA
- a CDS encoding potassium channel family protein, translated as MKNLSELMVDLAYSALLFNSRDAAEEVIKLENKVNRLNYEIKKESLLAARSVEDAEELTALLEVGEAAESIANSAKDIADLVLKGIKPHPVFKMVMEESDEIIVRVTIEEGSELAGKSLGDLLLATRTGMRVIAIRRGESWIYGPDRNTVLAEKDTLIAKGNEAGAELLFALAKNEMTLEDIGCSIE; from the coding sequence ATGAAGAACCTTTCGGAGCTCATGGTGGATCTTGCATACTCGGCACTGCTATTCAACAGCAGGGATGCAGCTGAAGAAGTCATAAAACTTGAGAACAAGGTTAACAGACTCAACTATGAGATAAAGAAGGAATCTCTTCTTGCAGCAAGGTCTGTTGAGGACGCTGAGGAGCTTACAGCCCTTCTTGAGGTGGGTGAAGCTGCTGAGAGCATTGCAAACTCGGCCAAGGATATCGCCGACCTGGTGCTCAAGGGAATAAAGCCCCATCCGGTCTTCAAGATGGTCATGGAGGAGTCCGACGAGATCATCGTCAGGGTCACCATTGAGGAGGGATCCGAGCTCGCAGGGAAATCCCTGGGGGATCTTCTCCTTGCAACCAGGACTGGTATGAGGGTTATAGCCATCAGGAGAGGTGAGTCCTGGATCTATGGACCCGACAGGAACACGGTGCTGGCAGAGAAGGATACACTCATTGCCAAGGGGAACGAGGCGGGAGCAGAGCTACTGTTTGCACTGGCAAAGAATGAGATGACCCTTGAGGATATTGGCTGCAGTATAGAATAG
- the cobJ gene encoding precorrin-3B C(17)-methyltransferase codes for MIRIIGIGPARDDITIRALRALEDSDVVIGYARYIRQIEDLLDGKEVIRSGMGDEIERVELAIEKHREGLDVALVSSGDPGVYGMANVFFQIFDKYSGIEFEVIPGVTAVNYAASKLGAPLHDFAVISLSDILTPLSEIMAKIRAAAESGMIIALYNPLGKRRKRPFREAVEILRSLLPPQTPVGIVRTVDGAPDVRIVDLESLDESLVDMSTIVLVGNVTTYTRDGQMITPRGYAVETPLHELAREFYEENPLGKASGPDENCEFYPCHFEGQNCAFCYCPFYPCAEGSTGGRWIRDRGVWSCQDCTWIHTDSAVECVKRSLGDIISGPDDLMDKKRELLKLRRECLMRG; via the coding sequence ATGATCAGGATAATAGGAATTGGACCAGCAAGGGATGATATAACCATAAGGGCCCTGAGGGCCCTGGAGGATTCTGACGTCGTTATAGGGTATGCGAGGTATATCCGCCAGATAGAGGACCTCCTTGATGGAAAGGAGGTCATAAGGAGTGGTATGGGGGATGAGATTGAGAGGGTGGAACTTGCAATTGAAAAACACCGCGAGGGCCTTGACGTCGCACTTGTGAGTTCAGGGGACCCAGGTGTTTACGGCATGGCCAACGTATTCTTCCAGATATTTGATAAATATTCAGGCATCGAATTTGAGGTCATACCCGGCGTCACAGCGGTTAACTACGCCGCATCAAAGCTGGGAGCACCCCTCCACGACTTCGCGGTTATAAGTCTGAGTGACATCCTGACACCACTATCTGAAATAATGGCAAAGATCAGGGCCGCCGCAGAGTCCGGGATGATAATAGCCCTTTACAATCCACTGGGAAAGAGGAGGAAGAGGCCCTTCAGGGAGGCTGTTGAAATACTGAGGTCTCTGCTGCCCCCTCAGACACCGGTTGGCATAGTAAGGACCGTGGATGGGGCCCCTGATGTGAGGATAGTGGACCTTGAATCCCTTGACGAGTCCCTTGTGGACATGTCAACAATAGTGCTGGTGGGCAACGTAACCACCTACACAAGGGACGGTCAGATGATAACACCAAGGGGCTACGCCGTGGAGACACCCCTCCATGAACTTGCAAGGGAGTTCTACGAGGAAAATCCACTGGGAAAAGCCTCGGGTCCAGATGAAAACTGTGAGTTCTATCCCTGTCACTTTGAAGGCCAGAACTGTGCATTCTGCTACTGCCCCTTCTACCCATGTGCGGAGGGATCCACAGGCGGGCGATGGATAAGGGACCGGGGGGTGTGGAGCTGCCAGGACTGCACATGGATACACACAGACAGCGCAGTTGAATGCGTGAAGAGGAGCCTGGGGGATATAATTTCAGGGCCAGATGATCTCATGGACAAAAAGAGGGAGCTCCTGAAACTCCGTAGAGAGTGCCTGATGAGGGGATGA
- a CDS encoding DNA-directed DNA polymerase II small subunit: MNEIIGKFAREGILIEDNAYFRLREMDDPASVSSELIVKIKSNGGKFTVLTSEMLDEFFEIDNPAEIKARGPLMVPAERDFDFEVISDTSNRSYTSGEIGDMIAYFNSRYSSLKNLLSKRPELKGHIPIADLRGGEDVVSIIGMVNDVRNTKNNHRIIELEDDTGEISVVVHNENHKLFEKSEKIVRDEVVGVHGTKKGRFVVASEIFHPGVPRIQEKEMDFSVAFISDVHIGSQTFLEDAFMKFVKWINGDFGSEEQRSLAADVKYLVVAGDIVDGIGIYPGQEKELLIRDIHEQYEEAARLFGDIRSDIKIVMIPGNHDSSRIAEPQPAIPEEYAKSLYSIRNIEFLSNPSLVSLDGVRTLIYHGRSFDDMAMSVNGLSHERSDLIMEELLEKRHLAPIYGERTPLASEIEDHLVIDEVPHVLHTGHVHINAYKKYKGVHLINSGTFQSQTEFQKIYNIVPTCGQVPVLNRGVMKLLEFS, from the coding sequence ATGAACGAGATAATCGGAAAATTTGCAAGGGAAGGGATCCTCATAGAGGATAACGCCTACTTCCGGCTCAGGGAAATGGATGATCCTGCAAGCGTGTCCTCAGAACTCATAGTTAAGATAAAGAGCAATGGTGGTAAATTCACTGTTTTAACCTCTGAAATGCTTGATGAATTCTTTGAAATAGATAACCCCGCGGAGATAAAGGCCAGGGGTCCCCTCATGGTCCCGGCGGAGAGGGACTTCGATTTTGAGGTGATAAGTGATACAAGTAACCGGTCCTACACCAGTGGTGAGATAGGGGACATGATCGCATACTTCAACAGCCGCTACAGCAGCCTGAAGAACCTTCTCAGTAAGCGCCCTGAACTGAAGGGCCATATTCCAATTGCTGACCTCCGGGGGGGAGAGGACGTCGTCAGCATCATCGGGATGGTCAATGATGTGAGGAACACCAAGAACAATCACAGGATTATTGAACTTGAGGATGATACCGGCGAAATCAGTGTTGTTGTGCACAACGAAAACCATAAGCTCTTTGAGAAGTCCGAGAAAATCGTGAGGGATGAGGTTGTGGGTGTCCATGGAACCAAGAAGGGAAGGTTCGTGGTTGCCTCCGAGATATTCCACCCTGGAGTCCCCAGGATACAGGAGAAGGAGATGGACTTCTCAGTTGCCTTCATATCAGACGTTCATATAGGAAGCCAGACCTTCCTTGAGGACGCCTTCATGAAATTTGTGAAATGGATAAACGGGGATTTCGGTTCAGAGGAGCAGCGAAGCCTTGCAGCGGATGTTAAGTACCTGGTGGTTGCGGGTGACATCGTTGATGGCATTGGAATCTACCCTGGACAGGAAAAGGAACTCCTTATAAGGGACATCCATGAACAGTATGAGGAGGCTGCAAGGCTGTTCGGTGATATAAGGAGCGACATAAAGATCGTTATGATCCCGGGAAACCACGACTCCTCAAGGATAGCGGAGCCCCAGCCAGCAATACCCGAGGAATACGCAAAGTCCCTCTACAGTATCAGGAACATAGAATTTCTCAGCAACCCATCCCTTGTGAGCCTTGACGGTGTGAGGACCCTCATATACCATGGCCGTAGCTTTGATGACATGGCCATGAGTGTCAACGGGCTCTCACATGAAAGGTCAGACCTCATAATGGAGGAACTCCTTGAGAAGAGGCACCTTGCACCGATATATGGTGAGAGAACACCGCTGGCATCTGAGATAGAGGACCACCTGGTCATCGATGAGGTCCCACACGTACTCCACACCGGCCATGTTCACATAAATGCCTACAAAAAGTACAAGGGAGTGCACCTCATAAATTCAGGGACCTTCCAGTCCCAGACAGAGTTCCAGAAGATCTACAACATCGTCCCAACCTGCGGCCAGGTCCCGGTGCTTAACAGGGGTGTGATGAAACTCCTTGAATTCAGCTGA
- a CDS encoding class II aldolase/adducin family protein: protein MIHLNPVREVVDVSLHIYRTGLVSGIGGNVSARMGDRVFITPTMVPLGEVSLRNVVLVDLNGRVIRGGRPSSELGLHLEVYRARPDVGGIVHTHSPHARAFSIAGVQIEKMEGFMGLGRGYIPMVPYHPPGSRELAAECGRVMVDEDAAILENHGVVCAGEGLRDALLLAEFIEESARTQFIAETLKSMKK from the coding sequence GTGATACACTTGAACCCGGTAAGAGAAGTCGTTGATGTTTCACTTCATATTTACAGGACCGGCCTTGTATCCGGCATAGGTGGAAATGTGAGTGCAAGAATGGGTGATAGGGTCTTCATAACCCCGACCATGGTCCCCCTGGGGGAGGTTTCACTCAGGAATGTCGTTTTGGTGGACCTCAATGGAAGGGTCATCAGGGGAGGGAGGCCATCATCCGAACTGGGACTCCACCTTGAGGTATACAGGGCACGGCCAGATGTGGGTGGAATAGTGCACACCCATTCGCCCCATGCGAGGGCCTTCTCCATTGCAGGAGTCCAGATTGAGAAGATGGAGGGATTCATGGGTCTCGGGAGGGGTTACATACCCATGGTCCCGTACCACCCGCCAGGTAGCAGAGAACTTGCAGCTGAATGTGGCAGGGTAATGGTTGATGAGGATGCTGCCATCCTGGAGAACCATGGAGTTGTATGTGCAGGTGAAGGTTTAAGGGACGCCCTTCTACTGGCGGAATTCATTGAGGAGTCTGCAAGGACCCAGTTCATAGCCGAGACCCTGAAATCCATGAAAAAATAA
- a CDS encoding UPF0147 family protein produces the protein MSNETFNRVSEILRHIMEDNSVPRNIRRAAEESNEILNNPDEDSTVRASTVISILDEISNDPNIPIHARTLVWEILSELESIRE, from the coding sequence ATGAGTAACGAAACATTCAATCGCGTTTCTGAAATTTTAAGGCACATTATGGAAGACAACAGCGTCCCCAGGAACATTAGAAGAGCTGCAGAGGAATCAAACGAAATTCTGAATAACCCTGATGAGGACAGCACCGTCAGGGCCAGTACAGTTATATCCATACTGGATGAGATAAGCAACGACCCCAACATACCCATACATGCGAGGACGCTGGTCTGGGAGATACTCAGCGAACTTGAATCCATAAGGGAATAA
- a CDS encoding cobalt-precorrin 5A hydrolase gives MIVTILTLTERARRLAGEMREKLLRDPTILSVEVMHRNMDLGNVFAESDIIVGIMAAGIMVRKIAPLINNKLSDPGVLVVDEKGSNVISLLSGHAGGANDFAIKLAGLIGANPVITTSTDVNGLVGIDTFAARYFYRILDPHLIRHFNSSIIQGHRVELHSSRDLEALIDDDMRRTYTYVPEGDEVVRAHCNSRVMRLAPLKLSMGIGTRRGVGSDRVIGLIRETLKLLKIPPERLDAIATGYMKRDEDGIREAARLLGVPLEFIGPQELRSQNTLSFSDFVYEKFGVGSVCEAAALSSAGKDSKLVIRKTKSSGVTAALAVSGTPKAF, from the coding sequence ATGATAGTTACAATACTCACACTAACAGAGAGGGCCAGAAGACTCGCAGGGGAGATGAGGGAGAAACTCCTCCGGGACCCGACTATTCTTTCGGTTGAAGTCATGCACCGGAACATGGATCTGGGGAATGTTTTCGCTGAAAGCGACATTATAGTGGGTATAATGGCTGCAGGTATAATGGTGAGGAAGATAGCACCACTGATCAATAACAAACTATCGGACCCTGGGGTCCTGGTTGTTGATGAAAAGGGGTCAAATGTTATAAGTCTACTTTCCGGTCATGCGGGGGGTGCCAATGACTTTGCAATTAAACTTGCAGGTCTGATAGGTGCTAATCCCGTTATAACAACATCCACAGACGTCAATGGCCTTGTTGGTATTGATACCTTTGCAGCGAGGTACTTCTACAGGATCCTTGACCCCCACCTTATCAGGCACTTCAACTCCTCAATTATCCAGGGGCACCGGGTTGAACTTCACTCCTCCAGGGACCTTGAGGCCCTGATTGATGATGATATGCGCAGAACCTACACCTATGTCCCGGAGGGGGACGAGGTTGTGAGGGCCCACTGCAACTCAAGGGTCATGAGGCTTGCACCCCTCAAGCTTTCAATGGGGATAGGGACAAGGAGGGGGGTTGGATCAGATAGAGTAATCGGTCTCATCAGGGAAACCCTGAAACTGCTGAAAATACCCCCCGAACGGCTTGATGCCATTGCAACAGGCTACATGAAAAGGGATGAGGATGGTATCAGGGAGGCTGCCAGGCTCCTAGGAGTCCCCCTTGAATTCATAGGGCCCCAGGAACTCAGATCCCAGAATACTCTCTCATTTTCTGATTTCGTCTATGAAAAGTTTGGTGTGGGAAGTGTATGTGAAGCAGCAGCCCTCAGCAGTGCAGGTAAGGATTCAAAACTTGTAATAAGAAAAACAAAGTCCTCTGGAGTTACAGCTGCACTTGCAGTTTCAGGGACACCAAAAGCTTTTTAA
- the cbiB gene encoding adenosylcobinamide-phosphate synthase CbiB, with protein sequence MSEVSVLLLAVILDLLIGEPPHRLHPVVWMGSAVEWMRNILGNSRISGIILTIAVAAPFTLPLFLINHLQDPLNLIISSILLSAVISIRMLVTSALEVGGSLKEDIEDARRKLSMLVSRDTTSLSDEQITSAAIETLTENITDSVTAPIFYFILLGLPGAFLYRVVNTLDAMVGYLDSENRDIGWFPARLDDILNYIPSRITGVLMVPAALLLGMNWRGSFRILLRDARRTPSPNSGFTMAAAAGALSVQLEKPGVYVLGDPCDGLDNEKLLDAVKLSSLTLILFTLAAAGVMLVIP encoded by the coding sequence ATGAGTGAAGTTTCAGTCCTCCTGCTTGCTGTAATCCTTGACCTACTCATTGGGGAACCACCACACCGGCTTCATCCGGTGGTCTGGATGGGGTCAGCAGTGGAATGGATGCGGAACATCCTTGGAAACAGCCGTATATCCGGCATAATACTCACCATTGCAGTTGCAGCGCCCTTCACACTCCCCCTGTTCCTTATCAACCATCTTCAAGACCCCCTGAATCTCATTATATCCTCCATCTTACTTTCAGCGGTGATATCCATAAGGATGCTTGTAACCTCTGCCCTGGAGGTTGGAGGATCCCTCAAGGAGGACATTGAAGATGCCAGGAGGAAACTTTCAATGCTCGTCAGCAGGGACACCACTTCCCTCTCAGATGAACAGATAACCTCAGCGGCGATTGAGACACTCACAGAAAACATCACGGATTCGGTGACAGCCCCCATCTTCTATTTCATCCTCCTGGGCCTTCCAGGCGCCTTCCTCTACCGGGTGGTCAATACACTTGATGCTATGGTGGGCTACCTTGACAGCGAGAACAGAGACATAGGATGGTTCCCTGCAAGGCTGGATGATATACTCAACTACATCCCATCAAGAATCACCGGTGTCCTGATGGTCCCTGCAGCCCTCCTACTCGGCATGAACTGGAGGGGATCCTTCAGGATTCTTTTGAGGGACGCCCGGCGTACTCCAAGCCCCAACTCAGGTTTCACCATGGCTGCAGCGGCAGGGGCCCTTTCTGTTCAGCTGGAAAAGCCGGGCGTGTACGTCCTCGGGGATCCATGTGATGGACTGGACAATGAAAAACTTCTTGATGCCGTGAAGCTGAGTTCCCTGACCCTGATACTGTTCACGTTAGCTGCAGCAGGGGTAATGCTGGTGATACCATGA
- a CDS encoding DUF2299 domain-containing protein yields MIKKWLDEEGFLRMEVPDENARFHYVVNYPEDHVIDIIQPAGKDDMILIACATSVSPEHQAGIRALSMEKRTEFIWKVRFTLNRFGVDFQLDHPENVLNSYLVTDEIFFDGLSKDRLISSIKNVFRAKLQVMWMIQERFGEERPEHDSMYV; encoded by the coding sequence ATGATCAAGAAATGGCTTGATGAAGAGGGGTTCCTCCGCATGGAGGTTCCTGACGAAAACGCCAGATTTCACTATGTTGTGAACTACCCTGAGGATCACGTTATCGATATAATCCAGCCCGCCGGAAAGGATGACATGATTCTCATAGCCTGCGCAACCAGTGTCAGTCCAGAGCACCAGGCAGGGATCCGGGCGCTCAGCATGGAGAAGAGGACTGAGTTCATATGGAAGGTCAGGTTCACGCTTAACCGGTTCGGGGTTGATTTCCAGCTCGACCATCCAGAAAACGTCCTTAACAGTTACCTCGTGACAGATGAAATATTCTTCGACGGCCTTTCAAAGGACAGATTGATTTCAAGTATAAAAAATGTCTTCAGGGCAAAACTGCAGGTCATGTGGATGATACAGGAACGTTTCGGTGAAGAAAGACCAGAACATGATAGCATGTATGTCTAG
- the cdc6-1 gene encoding ORC1-type DNA replication protein Cdc6-1 has product MNIFDEIGDKESVFKDKKYLDHRFLPDRLPHREEQIRSIAKYWVEALNGVTPPDITIYGKTGTGKTAVAKFAMKQLKEASKDCDVNIRTEYIRCTDYTTEYQVIARLCQQLGRDVPYRGWTKAEIVNTFRNMFKKNAFGQDMILMVVLDEIDILLRNDGDGLLYTLTRTDNVSILSISNYVEFKKFIKPRVRSSLRDREIVFPPYGAQQLVDILEERSKMSFKEGALDDDVIPLCAALAAKEEGDARYALDLLRTAGEIADERDSDKVLGDFVREAKDYIEHNKITDIILTLPSQQQRVLEAILYLTKRKEEITSGRLYEVYKEIAKGDSVSYRRIFDFINELEMLGLISTNTVSRGRGKGRTNIIDLQCETSLLEDSLWGV; this is encoded by the coding sequence ATGAACATTTTTGATGAGATAGGGGACAAAGAATCTGTTTTTAAGGATAAGAAATATCTTGATCACAGGTTCCTTCCTGACAGATTACCTCACAGGGAGGAGCAGATACGATCAATAGCCAAGTACTGGGTCGAGGCCCTCAATGGAGTGACACCTCCAGACATTACAATCTATGGTAAAACAGGTACAGGGAAAACTGCCGTTGCAAAATTTGCCATGAAACAGCTGAAGGAGGCATCAAAGGACTGTGACGTGAATATAAGGACTGAATACATCCGCTGCACAGATTACACAACAGAGTACCAGGTCATAGCAAGATTATGCCAGCAGCTCGGTCGTGATGTCCCCTACCGTGGCTGGACAAAGGCTGAAATCGTGAACACCTTCAGGAACATGTTCAAGAAAAACGCCTTTGGCCAGGACATGATACTCATGGTCGTACTTGATGAAATAGACATACTCCTCAGAAATGATGGAGATGGACTCCTGTACACCCTCACAAGGACAGATAATGTCTCCATTTTATCCATAAGTAACTACGTGGAATTCAAGAAATTCATAAAACCCCGGGTCAGGAGCAGCCTCAGGGACAGGGAGATAGTTTTCCCACCCTATGGGGCCCAGCAGCTTGTTGATATCCTTGAGGAGAGGTCAAAGATGTCCTTCAAGGAGGGTGCCCTTGATGATGATGTCATACCCCTATGCGCAGCTCTGGCAGCCAAGGAGGAGGGTGATGCAAGGTACGCCCTGGACCTCCTCAGGACAGCAGGTGAAATTGCCGATGAAAGGGACTCAGATAAAGTCCTGGGGGACTTTGTGAGGGAGGCCAAGGACTACATAGAACACAACAAGATCACAGACATAATACTGACACTACCGAGCCAGCAGCAGAGGGTGCTTGAGGCCATACTCTACCTCACAAAGAGGAAGGAGGAAATAACCTCCGGAAGGCTTTATGAGGTCTACAAGGAAATAGCAAAGGGGGACTCTGTTTCCTACAGGAGGATATTTGACTTCATAAACGAGCTTGAAATGCTCGGCCTCATATCCACAAATACTGTTTCACGGGGAAGGGGAAAGGGACGTACAAATATCATAGACCTGCAGTGCGAAACCTCCCTCCTGGAGGACTCACTCTGGGGTGTTTAA